TGGTGCCGCCCACGCGGCCCTCGCGCCGGTCGGTCACGAAGTTGGCCAGCGTTTCGGCGTCGCAACGTAAAACCGGCGTGGCCATCTGCACGTGCCAGTCGACCATGCGTTCGATCAAAGCCTCGACGAACCAGGACGGCGTCAGAGGGGCGTCGCCCTGCAGGTTGACGATCACGTCGGGCTCGACGGCGAGCTGGGCGACTGCTTCGGCGCAACGCTCGGTGCCGTTGCGGGCGTCAGACGAAGTCATCAGGACATCCGCGCCAAAGCCGCGGGCAGCCTCGGCGATGCGGTCGTCATCGGTCAGCACATAGATCGCCTTGACACCCGACACCGCCTGCGCCGCTTCCCAGCTGCGCTGGATCAGGGTCTTTTTCACGCCGGTCGCGCCGGTCAGGTCGACCAGTGGCTTGCCGGGATAGCGCGACGAGGCATAGCGCGCCGGGATGAAGATGACCGCGCTCATGCCACGCCCGCCCGCAGCGCGTCGTGGATATGCAGCAGGCCAACCAGCTTGTGATCCTCTTCGACGACCAGCAGCACGGTGCGTTTGGTCATGTTCATCACGCCAAGCGCTTCGACCAGCAGGGTGTCGGGCTGCGTCACCATGGGTGTGCGGGTGGCTACATCGCCGGCGCATCGATCCATCAGGCCATCCATGTTCCGGCGCAGGTCGCCATCGGTGATGATGCCGGTCAGACGTCCACCCTGAACCAGCGCGGCCACGCCAAAGCCCTTCTGGCTCATCACGAGAAGCGTTTCGGACATCGGGGTGTCGGCCTGCACGACGGGCAATTCGTCACCGCGATGCATCACGGCGGATACGCGCAGCAATTGCGCCCCCAGGGTTCCGCCGGGATGGAAGGCCAGGAAACGGTCGCGGTCGAACCCGCGATGTTTCATCAGCGCGACCGCAAGTGCATCGCCGAGCGCCATCGCCATGGTCGTCGAGGTCGTGGGGGCCAGGCGCAGGGCGCAGGCTTCGGGCGCTTCGGGCATCTTCAGCACGTGGTCGGCGGCGCGCGCCAGCGTGCTGTCGGCCTTGCGGGTCACGGCGATCATCGGGATCGAATAGCGCGCGCAATGGCCGATCATGTCGGCCAGTTCCTTGGTCTCGCCGGAATTCGAAATCAGGATCACCGCGTCGGCGGGCGTGATCATGCCCAGATCGCCGTGGCTGGCCTCGCCGGGATGAACGGCTTGTGCCGGTGTGCCGGTGCTGGCCAGTGTGGCCGCGATCTTGCCCGCGACATGACCCGATTTGCCCATGCCCGACACGATCACGCGGCCCTTGATATCCAGCAAGAGCGCGACCACCGCGTCGAAGGCCGCGGGCAGTTCATCGGCAAACCGGTTCAACGCGGCTGCCTCGGTTGTCAGCACCTCGCGGGCGATGTCGGAAGGGGTTTGTGTCATGTCGTGGCTCATCTCCTCCGCCGTCTACAGCGCCCTTGCGCCCTTGTCCAATGGCGCAACAGGTCGCCATATTCGACCGGGCTTCGCGTTGACAAACCGGGCTTGGCCGCGCCAAGACAGGCGCAATCAAACCGGGCAGGGGCCAGACCCATGAAAATCGCGATGATCGGCACGGGCTATGTGGGGCTCGTCTCAGGCGTTTGCTTTTCCGATTTCGGACACGAGGTCGTGTGCGTCGACAAGGATCCGCGCAAGATCGAGATGCTGGAACGCGGCGAAGTGCCGATTTACGAGCCGGGGCTGGATCAGCTCATGGCCAAGAATGTCGAGGCCGGGCGGCTGTCTTTCACGATGGATCTGGCCAGCGCCATCGACGGCGCGCAGGCGGTGTTCATCGCCGTGGGTACGCCCACGCGTCGCGGCGATGGCCATGCCGATCTGACCTACGTGATGGCGGCGGCCGAGGAAATCGCCAAGGCGGCGACGGATTACGTTGTGATCGTGACCAAGTCGACCGTGCCGGTGGGCACCAACCGCCAGGTCAAACACGTTGTGCACAAGGCCAATCCCGATCTGGAATTCGACGTGGCCAGCAACCCCGAATTCCTGCGCGAAGGTGCCGCGATCGAGGATTTCATGAAGCCGGATCGTGTGGTCGTTGGCGTGCAGAACGAGCGCGCGGGCGAGGTCATGGCAGAGATCTACCGGCCGCTATACCTGCGCGATTTCCCGGTTGTGACGACGGACCTGGAATCGGCCGAGATGATCAAATACGCCGCGAATGCGTTTCTGGCGACCAAGATCACGTTCATCAACGAAATCGCCGCGCTTTGCGAAAAGGTCGGGGCGGATGTGAAGCAGGTGTCCAAGGGCATGGGCA
This sequence is a window from Thalassococcus arenae. Protein-coding genes within it:
- a CDS encoding KpsF/GutQ family sugar-phosphate isomerase: MTQTPSDIAREVLTTEAAALNRFADELPAAFDAVVALLLDIKGRVIVSGMGKSGHVAGKIAATLASTGTPAQAVHPGEASHGDLGMITPADAVILISNSGETKELADMIGHCARYSIPMIAVTRKADSTLARAADHVLKMPEAPEACALRLAPTTSTTMAMALGDALAVALMKHRGFDRDRFLAFHPGGTLGAQLLRVSAVMHRGDELPVVQADTPMSETLLVMSQKGFGVAALVQGGRLTGIITDGDLRRNMDGLMDRCAGDVATRTPMVTQPDTLLVEALGVMNMTKRTVLLVVEEDHKLVGLLHIHDALRAGVA
- a CDS encoding 3-deoxy-manno-octulosonate cytidylyltransferase; translated protein: MSAVIFIPARYASSRYPGKPLVDLTGATGVKKTLIQRSWEAAQAVSGVKAIYVLTDDDRIAEAARGFGADVLMTSSDARNGTERCAEAVAQLAVEPDVIVNLQGDAPLTPSWFVEALIERMVDWHVQMATPVLRCDAETLANFVTDRREGRVGGTTAVMKSDGSAIYFSKEVLPYVGDLSNPPEVWHHVGVYAYRPDALRRYAGWPEGPIEKAEGLEQLRFIENGATVTCVPVEAKGRVFWELNNPVDVARIEAVLSKEGIA
- a CDS encoding UDP-glucose dehydrogenase family protein is translated as MKIAMIGTGYVGLVSGVCFSDFGHEVVCVDKDPRKIEMLERGEVPIYEPGLDQLMAKNVEAGRLSFTMDLASAIDGAQAVFIAVGTPTRRGDGHADLTYVMAAAEEIAKAATDYVVIVTKSTVPVGTNRQVKHVVHKANPDLEFDVASNPEFLREGAAIEDFMKPDRVVVGVQNERAGEVMAEIYRPLYLRDFPVVTTDLESAEMIKYAANAFLATKITFINEIAALCEKVGADVKQVSKGMGMDNRIGNKFLHAGPGYGGSCFPKDTKALARIGQEHAVPMQITETVIKVNEEIKRRMVDKLLDLCGGSFNGKTVAVLGVTFKPNTDDMRDAPALTIVPALVGGGAKVRVCDPQGRREGETLLPGVHWVEDPYKAAQKADLLVILTEWNEFRALDLKKLARKMAVPNLADLRNIYSVKDAKRAGFVAYESIGRSGFVAG